A segment of the Streptomyces sp. NBC_00597 genome:
CAGGAGCAGCAGCGGCTGGGAGCACTGGCCGGTGGGACGCGGACCTGGCTGTGGGCAGATTGGGTCCGGTACTACCGGGACCACCCGATCACGGGCGTGGCCACGCGCGCACTGGCCTGGGAGTACCGGCTCCCGAACGAGACCGCGTACCGCACCCTGCATCCGGACTTCTACGCCGCGCCGGAGGCCAGCGTGCCGGCCGCGACGGAGGTACGGCGGCGCCCCGACGAAGGTGCCGTGCCCGAGACCGCGGCGGGGTGAGATGCCGCCGGGGTGTGATCTCTCGCTTTGGTGGCAGCGGTGTGAGAGCCAGCGGGCCCTGGTCTGCGGCCCGAGGCGATCGGGATGGCCTCGCAACCGGACGACAGCTCCGACCGCATCGGCCCCAGGGCGTAAACCCATGGGCTGATGCTGCGCAGGAGGGGCACGTGACAGGGTTCCCCCTGTGCCCACGGACTCGCCGTTGCGGCATGGTTGACGATCCGTCACTAGGGGAGGGCTCTTGATCACTACGCCGTTCATCAGCCGGAAGGGCCTGACGCGCCGCAGCATGCTGGGAGCCGCGCTGGCCGCCGGGGCCGCCGTGCCGCTTGCCGCCGTTGCCGGCCCCGCGTGGGCTGACCCGGCCGCCCCCGACCCGGCCCCGGCCCCCGCTCCGGCGCGGCTCATGTTGCCCGTGCCGACCGGGCCGCATCCGGTGGGCACGGTTCAGCTACACCTCGTCGACCGGTCGCGTCCGGACGACCTCGCGGGCCCAGGGCACTTCCGCGAACTGATGGCCACCGTCTGGTACCCCGCCCGTGACGTCGAGCGGTACCCGGTGGCGCCCTGGATGCCGGCCGGCGCATTCCAGGCGTTCCTCGCCGACGTCGGGTTCAGCGATCTGGCCGCCCTGGGGCCGCTCACTGCCGGCCACGTAGGTGCTCCGGTGCGGCGAACGGCCCAACGGCTGCCCGTCGTCGTTTTCTCCCACGGCGCGCACAGCCACCAGGGCGACCACACCGTCATGGTCCAAGAGCTCGCCAGCCACGGGTACGCGGCTGTGACGGTGGCTCACCAGTACGACACGTACACCGAGTTCCCCGACGGCCGGATCGCCGTCCCGCTGCGCGACAGGCAGGCGCCGACGCTCCCCGGAGACTTTGCCGCTGACTTGCGCTTCGTCCTCGACTGCGTCGAGCAGCTCGCCGCCGGGTGCAATCCTGACGTCGACCACAGGGAGCTGCCGGCCGGGCTGCTCGGCTCCCTCGACCCGCAGCGCATGGGCGCGTTCGGCTGGTCGAAGGGCGGGACGGCCACCGCCTGCGCCACGCTCGCGGACGAGCGCATCCGGGCCGGGCTCAGCCTCGACGGCCCGATGCAGATGAACCCGCCATTGGCTGGCGACTTGGACCGGCCCTTCATGATGATGTCCGCCGTGTTCACCCGGGCAACGACTCCCGAGGCCGCCGCCTTCTGGTCGCACCTGCGCGGCTGGCGGCTGAACATTCAGGCCCAGGGCGCCGTCCACGTCTCGTACGGCGACAACGAAGCGCTGTTCCCACAGGTGGCGAAACTGTTCGGATGGAGCGGGCAGCAGCTCCAGGACGTGATCGGCACCCTCGATCCCGACCAGGCGGTGAAGATCCAGCAGGCCTACCCGCTCGCGTTCTTCGACGAGCACCTGCGCCACCGGCGGGGCCACCTACTCGACGGGCCGTCCCCGGCCTTCCCGGCAGTGACGTTCCTCCCCTGAGCACGCAGGGGGCCAGCACCGGTGCCCAGCGTTCCATCGGGCTCTGCGGGCCCGGGTGGGACGGTAGCGCGAGGTCGATCAGGACGCGGCATGCCGGCCGTCCAGGTCATGCCGCGTGGGCCCCGGCGCGGCTCGACCAGGAGTCCACGTTCGAAGCGGGCCCCGGCGCGGACCAGGAGGACGAGGTGCGCGCCGTCGACGGTTCGCCAGCGGGCCTGGACGGACTCGACGAGCTCGAACACCATGGCCAGGCCGGCCGCGCGGGAGCCGGCGCCTTTGGTGACCTCGGTGCGGAGCCGCACGGTGGCGAAGGTCGACTCGATGGGATTGGTCGTGCCGGGGCCACGGTTGGACGGGTGAGGTCAGCGCAGTCCGGCGAAAAGATCGTTCTCGGGTACGGCCGCGCCGGTGGAGTCCTTGACCCGTACGAAGGTCTCCATGCCCATCAACTGGCCGAACCTCTCCTTGCCCATCTTGAGGAAGAAGATGTTCTCGCCCTGACTGGCGTGCGCTGCCAGCGCATCGAACTTCTGACCGCTGAACGCGAGGGTGTCCACCCACGTGGTGATCTCATCGTCGGGGAGACCGATCTTGGCCATCGCGGCGGCCTCGGCCGGATCCGGCTCCGGCATGTCCTCATGAAACTCGCGCATGATCTCGCCGAACCGCCGCATGACCGAGCGGGGCATCGTCGTCCAGTACACCTTCGGTGTCAGCTCGGTCATCTCCAGCGCCGCCATCGTGATGCGGTGGGCCTGGATGTGGTCGGGGTGGCCGTAGAAGCCGTTCTCGTCGTAAGTGACGACCACATCGGGTCGGTAGTGCCGCATGAGTTCGGCAAGCCGGGCCGCGCCCGTCTCCACGGGGGTCTGCCAGAAGGATTCGGGGGCGTCGTTGCTCGGC
Coding sequences within it:
- a CDS encoding acetylhydrolase, whose product is MITTPFISRKGLTRRSMLGAALAAGAAVPLAAVAGPAWADPAAPDPAPAPAPARLMLPVPTGPHPVGTVQLHLVDRSRPDDLAGPGHFRELMATVWYPARDVERYPVAPWMPAGAFQAFLADVGFSDLAALGPLTAGHVGAPVRRTAQRLPVVVFSHGAHSHQGDHTVMVQELASHGYAAVTVAHQYDTYTEFPDGRIAVPLRDRQAPTLPGDFAADLRFVLDCVEQLAAGCNPDVDHRELPAGLLGSLDPQRMGAFGWSKGGTATACATLADERIRAGLSLDGPMQMNPPLAGDLDRPFMMMSAVFTRATTPEAAAFWSHLRGWRLNIQAQGAVHVSYGDNEALFPQVAKLFGWSGQQLQDVIGTLDPDQAVKIQQAYPLAFFDEHLRHRRGHLLDGPSPAFPAVTFLP
- a CDS encoding PIG-L family deacetylase, with the protein product MTDRPLTLMAVHAHPDDEATGTGGVLARYAAEGIRTVLVTCTDGGCGDGPGGVKPGDPEHDPAAVALMRRQELKASCDVLNVSDLELLDYADSGMVGWPSNDAPESFWQTPVETGAARLAELMRHYRPDVVVTYDENGFYGHPDHIQAHRITMAALEMTELTPKVYWTTMPRSVMRRFGEIMREFHEDMPEPDPAEAAAMAKIGLPDDEITTWVDTLAFSGQKFDALAAHASQGENIFFLKMGKERFGQLMGMETFVRVKDSTGAAVPENDLFAGLR